One genomic region from Thermogemmata fonticola encodes:
- a CDS encoding SDR family NAD(P)-dependent oxidoreductase — protein sequence MADEGDVLAAEVGKALAGRGLSVRHQAWEAAPAGTPTGSWAGLILVAPLQERPFHPGVLAWLQRAAKAFPRSGDRRAFLVGLIRLDGQFGLGPLRPDTPVGQSGLAGWIKTARWEWPHVACKVIDVAPEWSEAPEMAEEVAAEVLADGPIEIGLSEPWQRWVPVLKEEPLDGLRGDGPLQPDDVVLITGGGRGVTADLAQALAEAGRGTLVLVGRTPLPTGDLPSWWPESEEEAVLKRAVAEHLGPGASPRQIQEQYQLRRAQQELQRTLQRLSAQGARIAYYSLDIADQAAVQHLVAEVRQRWGPITRLIHGAGVLADRRLEDLTAEQFERVYRTKVIGLEHLLAALGQEPLRTLAVFSSTTARLGRTGQGAYACANEVLNKLMQREARRRPQTRVIAFNWGPWDGGMVTSALKRLFAAEGVGLIPRQAGGRYGAWEIQKWDSGVEIVISARTSGKDVPTFALTLAGTSPVGGTGEPLAAPRMPSRGNGEGTAFRSNGVTPHPAPPRGAEMTLAFERPLDVSNHPVLADHVLEGRAVVPVALHLEWLAHAAVHRHPGLQFCGCDQLRIYHGLMLEASESAVLQVWCGPSSRQDGGYWQTVEVRSRGAAGREWLHARACVLVAEQWPAPPPTEPIPEGGQPWPWSMEDTYEHLLFHGPQWRGVRHIQKLEDDLWLARVRTAPPPAQWLTSPLRSAWLADPLVLDGALQLLIVAAYEHYQLRCLPVALGRYRQYRRHFPATETTVLLRLRCREHALVQADIEFRDDHGLIAQIQDCEAVLQEQLARAFRNNRLRSH from the coding sequence GTGGCGGACGAGGGAGACGTACTGGCTGCGGAAGTGGGGAAGGCTCTCGCGGGTCGCGGACTGTCCGTGCGCCATCAGGCGTGGGAGGCAGCCCCTGCGGGAACCCCGACGGGAAGCTGGGCGGGTCTGATTCTGGTAGCGCCGCTTCAGGAACGGCCGTTCCATCCTGGGGTACTGGCCTGGTTGCAACGCGCGGCGAAGGCCTTCCCGCGATCCGGAGATCGACGGGCCTTCCTCGTGGGTTTGATCCGCTTGGATGGTCAGTTCGGCTTGGGACCGCTGCGGCCGGATACACCGGTTGGGCAAAGCGGCCTGGCCGGCTGGATCAAAACCGCCCGCTGGGAATGGCCGCATGTCGCTTGCAAGGTGATCGATGTGGCGCCGGAATGGTCCGAAGCTCCGGAAATGGCCGAGGAAGTGGCGGCAGAAGTGCTGGCCGACGGCCCGATTGAGATCGGACTGTCCGAACCGTGGCAGCGGTGGGTGCCGGTGCTGAAGGAGGAACCGCTGGACGGCCTCCGTGGGGATGGCCCGCTCCAGCCGGACGATGTGGTGTTGATCACCGGCGGCGGGCGCGGAGTGACGGCGGACTTGGCCCAAGCTCTGGCCGAGGCGGGACGCGGTACGCTGGTCCTGGTGGGCCGCACGCCCTTGCCGACAGGTGATCTGCCCTCCTGGTGGCCGGAGAGCGAGGAGGAGGCTGTCCTCAAGCGAGCAGTCGCCGAACATCTGGGACCTGGAGCTTCCCCACGTCAGATTCAAGAGCAGTACCAACTCCGGCGGGCACAGCAGGAATTGCAGCGGACTTTGCAGCGCCTGTCGGCCCAGGGCGCCCGGATCGCTTACTACAGCCTTGACATTGCTGACCAGGCCGCGGTGCAGCATTTGGTGGCCGAAGTTCGCCAGCGCTGGGGGCCGATCACGCGGCTGATTCACGGCGCCGGCGTGCTGGCGGACCGCCGCCTGGAGGACCTGACGGCCGAACAATTCGAGCGGGTGTACCGGACCAAGGTCATCGGCCTGGAACACTTGCTGGCGGCGCTAGGTCAGGAGCCGCTGCGGACTTTGGCGGTGTTCAGTTCGACGACGGCCCGGTTAGGTCGCACCGGCCAAGGGGCGTATGCCTGCGCCAACGAAGTGCTCAACAAACTGATGCAGCGCGAAGCCCGGCGGCGCCCTCAGACGCGCGTTATCGCCTTCAACTGGGGACCCTGGGATGGCGGCATGGTGACATCCGCGCTCAAGCGGCTGTTTGCGGCGGAAGGTGTCGGCTTGATTCCTCGCCAGGCTGGTGGCCGTTATGGAGCGTGGGAAATCCAGAAGTGGGACAGCGGAGTGGAAATTGTCATCAGTGCTCGGACTTCCGGGAAGGATGTTCCGACTTTCGCCTTGACCCTGGCCGGCACCAGCCCGGTGGGAGGGACGGGGGAACCTCTGGCCGCTCCGCGGATGCCCAGCCGGGGGAATGGGGAAGGGACGGCCTTCCGCAGCAACGGCGTGACACCCCATCCTGCGCCGCCGCGGGGAGCGGAGATGACCCTGGCATTCGAACGGCCCCTCGATGTCAGCAATCATCCGGTACTGGCCGACCATGTGCTAGAGGGGCGGGCGGTGGTGCCCGTGGCTTTGCATCTGGAGTGGCTGGCCCACGCGGCGGTGCATCGCCATCCCGGCTTGCAGTTTTGCGGCTGCGACCAGCTCCGGATTTACCACGGCCTGATGCTGGAGGCTAGCGAGTCGGCAGTGCTGCAAGTCTGGTGCGGTCCATCCTCCCGACAGGACGGCGGCTACTGGCAGACGGTGGAGGTGCGCAGCCGGGGAGCTGCCGGACGGGAATGGCTCCATGCCCGCGCTTGTGTGCTGGTGGCCGAGCAGTGGCCGGCCCCGCCGCCGACGGAACCGATACCAGAGGGCGGCCAGCCCTGGCCCTGGAGCATGGAGGATACGTATGAGCATTTGCTCTTTCACGGCCCGCAGTGGCGCGGCGTGCGGCACATTCAGAAACTGGAAGACGACCTGTGGCTGGCCAGGGTCCGAACTGCTCCGCCACCAGCCCAATGGCTCACCTCCCCCTTGCGTTCCGCCTGGCTGGCCGATCCCTTGGTCCTCGACGGCGCCTTGCAGTTGCTGATCGTGGCGGCCTACGAGCACTATCAACTGCGCTGTCTGCCCGTGGCTTTAGGGCGTTACCGCCAATACCGCCGTCACTTCCCGGCTACCGAAACCACCGTCCTCCTGCGTCTGCGTTGCCGGGAGCATGCCCTGGTGCAAGCCGACATCGAGTTCCGGGATGACCACGGCCTGATCGCTCAAATCCAGGACTGCGAGGCGGTCCTCCAGGAACAGTTGGCACGGGCCTTCCGGAACAACCGGTTGCGAAGTCATTGA
- a CDS encoding beta-ketoacyl synthase N-terminal-like domain-containing protein translates to MRAETVAIVGMAMRLPGAQDQESRYWQAIVQGADCSRDVPPQRWMLPPERCYDSRVGVSDCVYCRRGYFLEPFVPDLQGLDIDPSLVARLDPLVQLVLDVGARAWRSARMERVDRRRVGVVLGNICLPTEGSSALCRSLLGERWGRANEPLLADNRRVAGFPAALLAHALHLGRGGYALDAACASSLYALSFAVEELQSGRADAMLAGGCCRPDCQYTQMGFAQLRALSLSGRCAPFDAAADGLLVGEGAALFVLKRLRDAIRDGDTIHAVIRGIGLSNDRAGNLLAPAQEGQLRAMRRAYEQAGCLPQEVDYIECHATGTPVGDAVEFASLRQLWDRGTWRVGQCVLSSVKATVGHLLTGAGAAALAKVLLALKHQQLPPQANFTRPSPQLAYAGGPFRIVQAAEPWDRPRHRPRRAAVSAFGFGGINAHIVLEEWQGDMPLPAKDISPQRLIPVAIVGLASHFGPWQDAPSLLATLQGTPPPPPRPKRQGWSWSPRPCPPAHAIEELEFPTDRFRIPPREIEETLPQQLLILQLADAALADHCAGREAGRTARTDDPRRTQKPSTSPQEREAVADSSCPDPSSHAYPRILPTVSRHPTSHRPGVDPPGDAPAAGRPLPPPVAENGERWGVFIGLELDPNTMNFHLRWSALAAGREELAEQISPPLNANRTMGALGSIAASRIARAWGIGGPAYTLCNEEASGLRAVLAAWQALQSGTIDLAIVGAVDFAVDPRSVIPAGLVYPGEGAAVFVLKRLADAQRDGDAIYAVIQGAGCGEDEPSALAEAIKQAGWNLAETTQLPRVHTASLIGQCGAATAAADLAYAALLMGAAEPSSFFRLFGSPSSSAGDQAVPPPASRRCYVTASSCTTHLALVLEEYVPRQSARPVFPPPRSTRTLRLPVGMPEPGSISTAAATSASIPASLLPFPLSPLSGPRAEDIPVSAGRTPGATSGCGLVGTPGSIPPSSSSLSASGGVAGGAALPVAGQAPPLPEPVAMNDRLPLTPEGGIQAVPALLLAAYGRVQEQWLGAQSAFLRTQQRWFTLAARLWEHHQTLLASNPLAEEQCSDPAPAQKWLPTPAQVQERGLPNRAETDRVMPPQPGSLAMTVVCPEGEVPRSLNYEQCCRFAAGRIAEVLGPRYALIDTFPTRVRLPDGPLQLVDRILQIEGEPLSLQPGRVVTEHTVHEQRWYLESKRMPTALSVEAGQADLFLSGFLGIDLQTRGEAVYRLLDAVVTFHRGLPQVGETIRYDIAIDEFVQQGGAWLFRFRFDGTIGGQPYITMRHGTAGFFTPAALAAGKGIVQTALDRQARPGKRPADWRELAPLEPASLDEQQLAALRRGELAAAFGPAFAQLGLRQPRTLPDGPLRLLDRVPHIDLQGGRFGLGLIRGELDIHPDDWFLTCHFVDDPVMPGTLMYECCLQTLRVGLLRLGWIGEAEEVMYEPVPGIASRLKCRGQVIGTTRTTAYEVTIKELGYRPEPYCLADALMYADGKPIVEILNLSLQVSGLKREEVEQRWQRSHRLGSVADRRRLPSSSDPAAEKSFAPSVPAFPSEASEPLRLLYDSRHILAFSNGKPSEAFGEPYRIFDHERVIARLPGPPYQFLDGITAVEGQPFVLQAGASCEAVYDVPPSAWYFQEQHSECMPLCVLLEIALQPCGWLAAYCGSALLSDEDLSFRNLGGSAIQHRPVTRASGRLFTRARLTQTARAAGMILEHFAFEVRDALGPVYEGTTYFGFFTKAALRDQVGLREVAAERREPPAGPPGVREPYPVHPPFPGRQLRMIDWIETYQSDGGPWGLGRVVGSSAVDPSAWFFQAHFYQDPVWPGSLGLQSFLQLLQYLAWRRWGTEETSTHRCPQGEGAGTVAHHLPANVSWQAPALGVRHHWSYRGQIIPTHQRVTVEADVVAIDERQRRLTANGLLWVDGRPIYRMEQFTLEWPPGG, encoded by the coding sequence ATGAGAGCAGAGACCGTAGCGATTGTGGGCATGGCGATGCGCTTGCCTGGCGCTCAGGACCAAGAATCCCGGTACTGGCAGGCGATTGTCCAGGGTGCAGATTGTTCCCGCGATGTGCCGCCGCAGCGGTGGATGCTCCCGCCGGAGCGCTGTTACGACTCCCGCGTAGGGGTGAGCGATTGCGTCTATTGCCGCCGGGGATACTTCCTCGAACCGTTTGTGCCCGATCTGCAGGGTTTGGACATCGATCCGTCCCTGGTGGCCCGGCTGGACCCCCTGGTGCAACTGGTGCTGGATGTGGGGGCGCGGGCCTGGCGGAGCGCCCGCATGGAGCGGGTGGATCGTCGGCGTGTAGGCGTGGTGTTGGGGAATATCTGCCTGCCGACAGAAGGTTCATCCGCGCTGTGCCGGTCGCTGCTGGGAGAGAGGTGGGGTCGAGCCAACGAACCGCTGCTCGCGGACAATCGGCGGGTGGCCGGTTTTCCGGCGGCGCTGCTCGCTCACGCCTTGCATCTGGGGCGGGGGGGCTATGCTCTGGATGCGGCTTGCGCCTCGTCCCTTTATGCCTTGTCTTTCGCAGTGGAAGAACTCCAAAGCGGGCGGGCGGATGCTATGCTGGCCGGAGGTTGCTGCCGTCCTGACTGCCAATACACCCAGATGGGTTTCGCCCAATTGCGGGCTTTGTCCCTGTCGGGCCGCTGTGCTCCCTTCGACGCAGCGGCGGACGGCTTACTGGTCGGAGAAGGGGCAGCCCTGTTCGTCCTCAAACGTCTCCGTGATGCCATCCGGGACGGTGACACGATTCACGCCGTGATCCGGGGGATAGGCTTATCCAATGATCGAGCGGGTAATTTGCTCGCTCCAGCTCAGGAAGGCCAGCTCCGGGCTATGCGCCGCGCTTACGAGCAAGCCGGTTGCTTGCCCCAGGAAGTGGATTACATCGAATGCCATGCCACGGGGACTCCTGTCGGTGATGCGGTGGAGTTTGCAAGCCTGCGGCAGTTGTGGGATAGGGGCACCTGGCGGGTCGGCCAATGCGTGCTCAGTTCGGTCAAGGCGACGGTGGGCCATTTGCTCACCGGGGCTGGAGCCGCCGCTCTGGCCAAGGTGCTGCTGGCTTTGAAGCACCAGCAACTGCCCCCGCAAGCGAACTTCACCCGCCCTTCTCCGCAACTGGCTTATGCGGGCGGTCCATTCCGCATCGTGCAAGCCGCGGAACCATGGGACCGTCCCCGGCACCGACCCCGCCGGGCTGCTGTCAGCGCCTTCGGCTTTGGGGGTATCAATGCCCATATTGTGCTGGAAGAGTGGCAAGGTGACATGCCGCTGCCAGCAAAAGACATTTCCCCGCAGCGATTGATCCCCGTGGCCATCGTCGGTTTGGCTAGTCACTTCGGTCCCTGGCAGGATGCTCCTTCTTTACTGGCCACCCTCCAGGGTACGCCGCCGCCTCCTCCCCGGCCGAAACGCCAGGGCTGGTCCTGGTCGCCCCGGCCCTGCCCCCCGGCGCACGCCATCGAGGAGCTGGAGTTTCCCACCGATCGCTTCCGCATACCGCCTCGGGAAATCGAGGAGACTCTGCCTCAGCAGTTGCTCATCCTGCAACTGGCCGATGCAGCCCTCGCCGATCACTGCGCAGGCCGGGAAGCCGGACGAACAGCTCGAACTGATGACCCGCGGCGGACACAAAAACCTTCTACCTCTCCCCAGGAACGGGAAGCGGTTGCAGACTCGTCCTGTCCCGATCCTTCAAGTCACGCCTATCCGCGAATCCTGCCCACGGTGAGCCGGCATCCCACGTCCCACCGGCCAGGTGTTGATCCGCCGGGTGATGCACCCGCGGCCGGGCGGCCCCTTCCCCCGCCTGTGGCGGAAAATGGGGAGCGCTGGGGAGTCTTCATCGGTCTGGAACTGGACCCCAACACGATGAATTTCCATCTGCGCTGGAGTGCGCTGGCAGCGGGTCGGGAAGAGCTGGCCGAGCAGATCAGTCCGCCGCTCAATGCCAACCGGACCATGGGGGCACTTGGGAGCATTGCGGCCAGTCGGATCGCGCGCGCATGGGGAATCGGGGGGCCGGCTTACACCCTGTGTAATGAGGAAGCTTCAGGCTTGCGGGCGGTGCTGGCGGCGTGGCAAGCCCTTCAGAGCGGCACCATCGATTTGGCCATTGTGGGAGCGGTGGACTTCGCCGTGGACCCGCGTTCGGTGATCCCCGCAGGGTTGGTATACCCCGGTGAAGGAGCGGCTGTTTTCGTGCTGAAACGGCTAGCGGATGCCCAACGGGATGGTGACGCGATCTATGCGGTGATCCAGGGCGCGGGATGCGGTGAGGACGAACCGTCGGCCCTGGCGGAGGCCATAAAACAAGCGGGGTGGAACCTCGCAGAAACGACCCAGCTTCCCCGTGTCCACACCGCATCACTGATAGGACAATGTGGTGCCGCTACAGCAGCGGCGGACCTGGCCTATGCCGCCCTCCTGATGGGCGCGGCGGAACCGTCCTCCTTCTTCCGCCTCTTTGGCTCCCCGTCCTCCTCCGCAGGGGATCAGGCTGTCCCACCTCCGGCTTCACGACGATGTTATGTCACGGCGTCGTCCTGTACGACCCATTTGGCTCTGGTGCTGGAGGAATACGTCCCCCGGCAGTCTGCACGACCCGTGTTCCCCCCTCCCCGTTCGACTCGGACCCTGCGCTTGCCGGTCGGCATGCCAGAGCCTGGTTCCATTTCAACAGCAGCAGCAACTTCCGCCTCCATCCCCGCTTCCTTACTGCCGTTTCCTCTTTCTCCCCTCTCTGGACCCAGAGCCGAAGACATTCCCGTATCAGCGGGGAGAACTCCAGGAGCGACGAGCGGGTGCGGTCTCGTCGGCACTCCAGGGAGCATACCCCCCTCTTCTTCCAGTCTGTCAGCTTCTGGGGGCGTTGCCGGTGGGGCGGCGTTGCCGGTGGCAGGCCAGGCACCCCCTCTTCCGGAACCCGTAGCGATGAACGATCGGCTTCCTCTTACCCCCGAAGGTGGAATCCAGGCAGTGCCAGCGCTCCTCCTAGCGGCCTATGGCCGGGTTCAGGAGCAATGGCTAGGGGCACAGTCGGCCTTCCTGCGTACCCAGCAGCGATGGTTCACCTTGGCCGCCCGCCTGTGGGAACACCACCAGACCTTGCTGGCGAGTAACCCCTTGGCGGAAGAGCAGTGCTCAGACCCGGCTCCGGCCCAGAAATGGCTCCCCACTCCAGCCCAGGTACAGGAGAGAGGATTGCCGAATCGGGCCGAGACCGACCGAGTTATGCCGCCCCAGCCGGGCAGCCTGGCGATGACAGTGGTTTGTCCAGAGGGCGAGGTGCCCCGGAGCTTGAATTACGAGCAGTGTTGCCGGTTCGCCGCCGGCCGCATCGCCGAGGTACTGGGTCCCCGTTATGCCCTCATTGACACCTTCCCAACCCGCGTCCGCTTGCCGGATGGACCGCTGCAACTGGTGGATCGCATCTTGCAGATCGAGGGCGAACCGCTTTCCCTCCAGCCGGGCCGGGTGGTTACCGAACATACGGTCCACGAACAGCGTTGGTACCTCGAAAGCAAGCGCATGCCGACAGCATTGTCGGTGGAAGCAGGACAGGCGGACTTATTCCTCAGCGGCTTTTTGGGGATCGATCTTCAGACACGAGGGGAGGCGGTGTACCGGCTGCTGGATGCGGTGGTGACCTTCCATCGCGGCTTGCCGCAAGTCGGAGAGACGATCCGCTACGATATTGCCATCGATGAATTTGTGCAGCAGGGGGGCGCCTGGCTGTTCCGCTTCCGCTTCGATGGTACGATCGGCGGCCAACCGTACATCACGATGCGGCATGGCACCGCGGGGTTCTTCACACCGGCGGCTTTGGCGGCTGGCAAAGGAATCGTCCAGACGGCCCTCGATCGGCAGGCACGTCCTGGCAAGCGCCCGGCGGATTGGCGAGAATTGGCGCCCCTGGAGCCAGCCTCTTTGGATGAACAGCAACTGGCTGCCTTGCGGCGGGGGGAGCTGGCGGCAGCCTTCGGACCGGCCTTCGCCCAGTTGGGATTGCGGCAACCCCGGACGCTGCCGGACGGCCCGCTTCGCCTGCTCGACCGGGTGCCTCACATCGATCTGCAGGGCGGACGCTTCGGACTCGGACTGATCCGCGGCGAACTGGATATCCACCCCGACGACTGGTTCCTCACCTGCCATTTCGTGGATGATCCCGTGATGCCCGGCACCCTCATGTACGAATGCTGCTTGCAAACGTTGCGGGTGGGATTACTGCGCCTGGGTTGGATTGGGGAAGCGGAAGAGGTGATGTACGAACCCGTACCGGGGATCGCCAGCCGCTTGAAGTGCCGTGGTCAAGTCATTGGCACGACGCGCACTACTGCTTACGAGGTGACCATCAAGGAGTTGGGTTACCGCCCGGAACCGTATTGTCTGGCGGATGCCCTCATGTACGCCGACGGCAAGCCGATCGTGGAAATCCTCAACTTGTCCCTGCAGGTGAGCGGGCTGAAGCGGGAGGAGGTCGAACAGAGATGGCAGCGCTCGCACCGCCTGGGGAGTGTGGCCGATCGCAGGAGGCTGCCGTCCTCTTCAGACCCTGCTGCGGAGAAGAGTTTTGCCCCAAGCGTGCCAGCCTTCCCCTCTGAGGCGAGTGAGCCGCTGCGGCTGCTTTACGATTCTCGGCACATTCTGGCGTTTTCCAATGGCAAGCCTTCCGAAGCCTTCGGGGAACCGTACCGGATTTTTGATCATGAACGGGTCATCGCCCGTTTGCCTGGGCCGCCGTACCAGTTCCTGGATGGCATCACGGCGGTGGAGGGCCAGCCGTTCGTCTTGCAAGCTGGGGCGAGTTGCGAAGCGGTTTATGACGTTCCGCCGTCCGCATGGTATTTCCAGGAACAGCACTCCGAATGCATGCCGCTGTGCGTGCTTCTGGAGATCGCATTGCAACCGTGCGGCTGGCTGGCGGCCTATTGCGGCTCGGCCCTGCTCAGCGACGAAGACCTATCCTTCCGCAACCTGGGCGGCTCGGCCATCCAGCACCGTCCGGTGACTCGTGCGAGCGGCCGGCTCTTCACACGCGCCCGCCTGACCCAGACGGCTCGCGCTGCCGGCATGATCCTCGAACATTTCGCCTTTGAGGTACGGGATGCTCTCGGCCCGGTTTACGAGGGAACCACCTATTTCGGTTTCTTCACAAAAGCAGCGCTCCGAGACCAAGTGGGGCTGCGGGAGGTCGCGGCAGAGCGGCGGGAACCGCCGGCCGGTCCGCCCGGCGTGCGGGAACCTTATCCCGTCCATCCGCCGTTTCCGGGACGGCAGTTGCGCATGATCGACTGGATCGAAACGTATCAGTCTGATGGCGGCCCCTGGGGACTGGGGCGAGTCGTGGGCAGTAGCGCCGTTGACCCGTCCGCTTGGTTCTTCCAAGCCCATTTTTACCAGGACCCGGTGTGGCCTGGTTCGCTGGGGTTGCAATCGTTTCTGCAACTGCTCCAATATCTGGCCTGGCGGCGGTGGGGGACGGAAGAGACTTCGACTCATCGCTGTCCCCAGGGAGAGGGAGCAGGAACCGTGGCTCATCACTTACCGGCCAATGTTTCGTGGCAAGCTCCTGCCTTGGGTGTGCGCCATCACTGGAGCTATCGCGGCCAGATTATCCCGACCCACCAGCGCGTTACAGTGGAGGCCGACGTTGTGGCGATTGACGAACGGCAGCGGCGGCTGACCGCCAACGGATTGCTTTGGGTGGATGGCCGCCCCATTTACCGCATGGAGCAATTCACGCTGGAATGGCCGCCGGGAGGGTAA